Proteins encoded together in one Neobacillus sp. FSL H8-0543 window:
- a CDS encoding acyl-CoA dehydrogenase family protein has translation MDFNLTDEELLIKKLARDFAEKEVRPIAKELSHNKGFPTKVYQEMGKLGLAGVPYPEEYGGGEGSWLAFSIVHEEIARVDPSVANSIMGNSSVCSLLSNFGTNKQKKRWLTPILTGEKIGAIALTEPNAGSDANNLSTTAELVGDEWIINGNKTFISNSGTDITGPIIVAAVTGTDERGKKEIGTFIVPRETAGVLVGPQLQKIGFKGNDTRELAFDNCRIPKENLLGDKAKGYRQTLETISSGRFLIAAMAVGLAQGCLDLSLQYVKERKAFGRHLNEFQNIQFKLAEIATKIELARMITYKAAVLKDNNEPFAMEASMAKMFATKSAMEIAHEAVQMHGGYGIMEEYDVSRFFGDAKVLEIVEGTNEIQKMIISRQLIKK, from the coding sequence ATGGACTTTAATCTAACTGATGAAGAATTACTCATTAAAAAACTAGCTAGAGATTTTGCAGAAAAAGAAGTAAGACCCATTGCGAAAGAGTTAAGCCACAACAAGGGATTTCCAACAAAAGTTTATCAGGAAATGGGGAAATTGGGGTTGGCGGGAGTCCCTTATCCAGAAGAATATGGCGGTGGAGAAGGTAGCTGGCTCGCATTTTCAATTGTACATGAGGAAATAGCGAGGGTTGACCCTTCTGTAGCAAATTCCATAATGGGGAACTCTTCTGTATGTTCTTTGCTGTCAAATTTCGGGACAAATAAACAAAAAAAAAGGTGGCTGACACCTATACTAACTGGTGAAAAAATAGGTGCAATCGCTTTGACAGAACCAAATGCAGGTTCGGATGCCAATAATCTGTCAACAACTGCCGAACTGGTTGGAGATGAGTGGATAATTAATGGAAATAAAACATTTATCTCTAACTCTGGAACGGATATTACTGGTCCAATCATTGTTGCAGCTGTTACGGGAACGGATGAAAGAGGAAAAAAAGAAATAGGGACGTTTATTGTTCCAAGAGAAACAGCAGGTGTACTGGTTGGGCCTCAATTACAAAAAATAGGGTTTAAAGGGAACGATACACGTGAATTGGCCTTTGATAATTGCCGGATTCCAAAAGAAAACCTATTAGGCGACAAGGCAAAGGGCTATAGACAAACACTTGAAACGATTTCGTCAGGCCGGTTCTTGATAGCTGCTATGGCAGTCGGTTTAGCACAGGGTTGCCTGGATTTATCTCTACAATATGTCAAGGAGCGTAAAGCGTTCGGCCGGCATTTGAACGAGTTCCAAAATATACAATTTAAGCTTGCTGAAATCGCTACTAAAATTGAACTTGCCAGAATGATTACATATAAAGCGGCAGTGTTAAAGGATAACAATGAGCCATTTGCCATGGAGGCGTCCATGGCAAAAATGTTTGCTACTAAATCGGCAATGGAAATTGCTCATGAAGCGGTGCAAATGCACGGCGGCTACGGAATTATGGAAGAATATGATGTATCAAGGTTCTTTGGAGATGCAAAGGTATTGGAGATTGTTGAAGGAACGAATGAAATTCAAAAAATGATTATTTCCAGGCAGCTAATCAAGAAATAA
- a CDS encoding enoyl-CoA hydratase-related protein produces the protein MGKFISVTHYKEESLYWIELNRPEAYNAFSDEMMDEIKAALTEAEGMKDVRVVIFSGKGKVFASGADIKELNEMSPIEALFPRMQSLYDFIYQFPKPTVAAIDGYALGGGMELAAACDLRIATGRSKFGLPECKLGVIPGAGGTHRLVKLIGEAKVKELVFLGDMIDGAEAEKIGFINFVVAETELKERVVDIAKKITEKAPIALRFAKQCIQRQADIPQEVGMLLENLSQAYLFSTKDKTEGVSAFIEKRKPLFSGE, from the coding sequence ATGGGAAAATTCATAAGCGTTACACACTATAAGGAAGAATCACTTTATTGGATTGAATTAAACAGACCAGAAGCTTACAACGCTTTCAGTGATGAAATGATGGATGAAATTAAAGCTGCCCTGACGGAAGCTGAAGGAATGAAGGATGTTAGAGTTGTGATTTTTTCTGGAAAAGGGAAGGTGTTTGCTTCCGGTGCAGATATTAAGGAACTCAATGAAATGTCACCAATTGAAGCATTATTTCCAAGGATGCAGTCATTGTATGATTTCATCTACCAGTTTCCAAAGCCGACTGTAGCAGCGATTGACGGTTATGCCCTTGGAGGTGGAATGGAGCTGGCTGCAGCATGTGACTTAAGAATTGCGACAGGACGTTCAAAGTTTGGATTGCCTGAATGTAAGCTTGGAGTGATTCCTGGTGCAGGAGGTACGCATCGATTAGTAAAGCTTATTGGTGAAGCAAAAGTGAAAGAGCTCGTTTTCCTTGGAGATATGATTGATGGTGCCGAGGCTGAGAAAATAGGTTTTATTAACTTTGTAGTCGCAGAAACTGAATTAAAAGAGCGGGTAGTTGATATAGCAAAGAAAATTACCGAAAAAGCACCTATAGCTCTAAGATTTGCAAAACAGTGTATTCAAAGGCAAGCTGACATTCCACAGGAGGTCGGTATGCTGTTGGAAAACTTGAGTCAGGCTTACTTATTTTCTACTAAAGATAAAACAGAGGGCGTTTCAGCTTTTATCGAAAAAAGAAAGCCTTTATTTAGTGGAGAATGA
- a CDS encoding SDR family NAD(P)-dependent oxidoreductase, producing MISINLENQVVLVTGAGTGIGKAIALKLAEAGAKVAVNYNSSREEAQKVVSTIVEHGGTAKVYQCDVTNEEAVQAMYVKIEDELGEVDILVNNAGSLVERCVIEEMSSDLWQSIVDVNQKSVFLCSKYAIPNMKVKKNGRIVNVSSIAARNGGGIGAAMYASSKAAVSAFTKGLAKELVGHGILVNAVSPGVITTPFHDRFTSDEAREQFKNVIPLSREGSPSEVADAVLFLVSPLSTYLVGENIEVNGGQLMD from the coding sequence ATGATTTCTATTAATCTCGAAAATCAAGTAGTTTTGGTAACTGGAGCAGGAACAGGAATTGGAAAAGCAATTGCTCTAAAATTGGCTGAAGCAGGTGCAAAGGTTGCAGTTAATTATAACAGCAGCAGGGAAGAAGCCCAAAAGGTTGTTTCCACTATTGTTGAGCACGGAGGAACGGCAAAAGTCTATCAATGTGATGTGACAAATGAGGAAGCAGTACAAGCAATGTATGTAAAGATAGAGGATGAACTGGGGGAAGTAGACATTCTTGTTAATAATGCTGGTTCACTGGTTGAAAGATGTGTAATTGAAGAAATGAGCTCCGACCTTTGGCAATCTATTGTTGACGTGAATCAGAAATCGGTTTTTCTATGTTCAAAGTATGCTATTCCAAATATGAAAGTTAAAAAGAATGGGAGAATCGTAAACGTTTCTTCGATTGCAGCCCGTAATGGCGGTGGAATAGGGGCTGCTATGTACGCTTCATCTAAAGCAGCCGTCAGCGCTTTTACAAAGGGATTGGCAAAAGAGTTAGTAGGCCATGGAATATTGGTGAATGCTGTGTCTCCGGGAGTGATCACAACACCTTTCCATGATCGTTTTACAAGCGATGAAGCCAGGGAACAATTCAAGAATGTCATTCCTTTAAGCAGAGAAGGCAGTCCAAGTGAAGTTGCAGATGCTGTCCTTTTTTTAGTGTCTCCTTTAAGCACCTACCTGGTTGGCGAAAATATTGAAGTCAATGGCGGACAATTAATGGATTAA